In the Methyloterricola oryzae genome, GTTGGCAAGCCAGCTCGGGCGCCTCAACGAACTGCTGGGGCGCGACGCCCGCGAGCGCCAGGCCGCCATCGAAGTGCAGGAAGATTTAAAGGCCGCCTTGCGCCAGTTGGCGAGCCAACCCCATGGCGAATCCCGATTATCCGAGGATCTGCGCGCCGAACTGCGCCTGATGACGCGCACCATTGCCGCCGCCATGGACCCGCAGCACCGCCGCGAGGCCGCGTCCTGAGCAGCCTGGCCCGGCGCCGGCGGCGCGCTCTCGATATCTGGCCGGGATTCGTCGACGCGCTCACCTCCCTGATCATGGTGATGATCTTCGTGCTGCTGATCTTCGCCATCGGCCAGTTCGTGCTCTCGGACACCCTGGCCGGCAAGAACCGGGCCCTGGATGCCTTGCAGGGCAAAGTGGCTGAACTGGCGCGCACCCTGTCCCTGAGCGAAGAAGCTCGGGCATCCCTGGACAAGCGGATGGCGGAACTCAGCGCATCCCTGGGGCAGACGGCGAACGAGCGCGATCAACTGCGCCAGTCGCTGGACCGGACCACCGCCGAATCCCAGGCCCTGACGGCCAACGTCGCTGCCCTGAGCGAGTTGAAGCGGCAACTGGAGGCGGAGATCGCGCGCATGAGCACCGAACTCCAGGGCAACCAGCAGGAACTGGTGAAACAGACCGAACTGAATGCCCAGGCCACAGCCCAGGTCGAGCTGCTGAACCGGCAGATCGCCGCCCTCAACGAGCAACTGGCGAAACTGGCCGCAGCCCTGGATGTCGCCAACAAGGACGTTCAGGCCAAAGACCTCAAGATCGAGGATCTGGGCAAGCAGCTGAACCTGGCGCTGGCCAACCGGGTCAGCCAGTTGGAGCGCTACCGCTCGGAGTTCTTCGGCAAGCTGCGCGAGGCCCTAGGAAACCGGCCCGATGTGCGCGTGGTGGGCGACCGCTTCGTGCTGCCCACGGATATCCTGTTCGAATCCGCTTCCGCCGATCTCGGCGCCCCCGCCGAGGCGCGCCTTGCGCAACTAGTCAGTACCCTGCGCGAACTGAGCGCCAAGATCCCGTCGGGCGTCGACTGGGTATTGCGCATCGACGGTCATACGGACAAACTGCCCATCAACACGGAGCGCTTTCCCTCCAACTGGGAATTGTCCACCGCGCGCGCCGTTGCCATCGTCAAGTACCTGACGGCCCAGGGCATCCCGGCGGAGCGCCTGTCCGCCAACGGTTTCGGCCAGTTCCAGCCACTCGACACGGCGGATACGCCGGACGCTTACGCCCGTAACCGGCGTATCGAGCTGCAACTGACCAACCGCTGAAACGTGGGTTTGCAACATCCGCGCTATTGCGGTGCATGCCCTTGTAAGACATGCGACACACCAGCTGTAAATTCCGGTGAAATATGAACGAGACCCGACAAAGCCAGGCAAACCATTGACTAGGTTGCACGTTTTCCCCAACGCTGATAACCGTGCGGGGAGCCACAAGCCATCGCAAGGACGGATGCATCAGGTGAAACGACGGCACAATTGCGCCATTTGCCGCACAATGAACCCCAAATTGATGCGATTGTTGCCCGAATATCAGGCAATTCCTGGCATACGCGCCTTTCAGGGAGCCTGACGGGCCCGCGCTGCTCCCCGCCCAAAAACCATGCTTTCCGTCAGCGAAATCCTTTACACATCCGGCCTCAGGGCCTCGGTCACCTGAGCCTCTGGGCACGAAAATTCCACCCGATAGCGGTGCAGCCCTCAACTTGGCACGAACTCTGCCAATAATATTTCAGACGTGGCAAAAAAGTGTCGTCCGCCCATCTGCGGGACTGGTAGTCAGCGGCAGGGCACAACGGTT is a window encoding:
- a CDS encoding peptidoglycan -binding protein, with product MARRRRRALDIWPGFVDALTSLIMVMIFVLLIFAIGQFVLSDTLAGKNRALDALQGKVAELARTLSLSEEARASLDKRMAELSASLGQTANERDQLRQSLDRTTAESQALTANVAALSELKRQLEAEIARMSTELQGNQQELVKQTELNAQATAQVELLNRQIAALNEQLAKLAAALDVANKDVQAKDLKIEDLGKQLNLALANRVSQLERYRSEFFGKLREALGNRPDVRVVGDRFVLPTDILFESASADLGAPAEARLAQLVSTLRELSAKIPSGVDWVLRIDGHTDKLPINTERFPSNWELSTARAVAIVKYLTAQGIPAERLSANGFGQFQPLDTADTPDAYARNRRIELQLTNR